The nucleotide window CCTTCGGTGTGTCTTCTTGAGGCGCGGCTTCTTGAAGCGGGGCAGCCTCCGCGAGGAGGCCTTCCAGATCGGCGTCGAGGGCGTTGCGGCGGCTGTGCCACAGGCCGCGCCGGCGCGCATCGGCGAAGCGGCGGGCCATGGCGCGGGCGGCGGCGGGGTTCTGGTCGAGCAGGAAAGCGCGCACCGACGGCTCCGCCAGATAGGCGTCGTGGAGCCGGTCCAGCAGGGCGTTTGCCACTTCCTGCGTGGTCTCGGCGAAGGCGACGAGGCGGTCTACCGTCTCCGCCAGCTCCGCCGCACCGCGCGGGCCGTGGCGCATCTGCCCGGCGATGAAGGTGGCCGAGACGCGGCCGTGCACCAGCCGCGCCAGCGCTTCGGACAGGGGGCGGGCGCGGGGGCGGTCGGGGTCGGTAGTGTCGAGCACCACGAGGTGCGCCTTGCGCCCCAGTGCTGCGCCGGCCGCCGCGAAGCCGCCCATGAAGGCGGCATCCTCGCTGCCGTCCAGGAGGTCGCGGGCGGCATCGTCCGCGCCATGGATGAGCGCGTCCGCCTGCGCGATCCGCCCGGCGAAGGCGCCGGGGGCGGGGCGCGCCATGCCATCCGCCCCGCCATACGTATGGGAGGCGGCGGCAAGATAGGCATGGCCCAGCTCGGCGCGATCCGCGAAGGCGCCGCGCTGGAGCTGCGCCTCGATGCCCGCGCCATAGGCGCCCGGCGCCGAGCCGAACAGGCGCGAGAGGTCCTCGCCCCGGCGACGGGCGGCGGCAAGCGGGTTCTCAGCATCGTCCTCGTCCCGCGCAGCCACGGCCCGCACGGCGGCGTCCAGAAGCGCGATCTGGGCCGGGAAGATGTCGCGGAACAGGCCGGAGATGCGGAAGGTCACGTCGATGCGCGGGCGCCCCAGCACGGCCGGGGGCATCACCTCGATGCCGGTGACGCGGCCGCTCGCCGCCTCCCACACGGGCCGGCAGCCGAGGAAAGCAAGGCCCTGGGCGATCTCCTCGCCCCCCGTGCGCAGGGAGGCGCTGCCCCACAGGTCCAGCACCAGCGCGCGGGGCCAGTCGCCGTGTTCCTGCAGCAGCAGGCGCAGGGCCTCATCCGCCGCCTTGAGTGCGAGGTCGCAGGCGGTGGGGGTGGGCAGGGTGCGCGGATCGGCAGTGTAGAGGTTGCGCCCGGTGGGCAAAACGTCCCGCCGCCCCCGCGCCGGTGCCCCGGCCGGGCCGGCCGGCACGAAGCGGCCGTCGAGGGCATCGAGCAGCGCGCGGGTCTCGGCGCCGGCCGAGGCGAGGCGGGCCGGGTCGGCCTCCTCCTGCGGCACATGGCCGAAGATGTGAAGGCCATCCTTCACCGCGAGGTCTTTGAGGTCGCACAGCCAGGCGTCGATGCGGCGCAGGGCCTCGTCGGGGTCGGTGGCGGTGGTGACGCCGGCGGTGGCGGCAAGGCCGGTGTCGCCGGCGGTCTCCACGATGAGCTGGGCGAGGCGCTCGCGGCGGCGGCGGTCGAGGCCGTCGGCTTGCGCGTATTCGTCCACCAGCCGTTCCAGCTTCTGCTCGGCCTCGGACAGGCCGGCGGCGGCCAGCGGCGGGGGCAGGTGGCCGATGGTGACGGCGGCGAGCCGCCGCTTGGCCTGCGCCGCCTCGCCGGGATTGGAGACGATGAAGGGATAGACCACCGGCAGCGCGCCCATGACCAGTTGCGGGAAGCAGCCCGGCGTCAGCGCCACCGCCTTTCCCGGAAGCCATTCCAGCGTGCCGTGGGCGCCGAGATGGATGACAGCGTGGACATCCAGACCCTCGCGCAGCCACAGGCCGAAAGCGATGAGGGCGTGGCGCGGCGGCAGGGCAGCGTCGTGATAGTCCGCGCGCCGGTCCAGCGCCGCGCCGCGATCAGGTGCGAAGGCGAGGGTGAGGGGGCCGAGGCGGGCCATGCGGAAGTGGAAGGCGCCGTCCTTCAGCTCCGCATCGGCGTCGGGCGCACCCCACGCGGCAAGCACAGCCTCGCGCGACGCCTGCGGCAGGCGCTCAAAGGCGCGGCGATAGGCGTCGAGTGAGAGGGCCGGCGTGGGGGCGATGGCGGCGAGCAGCGCCTTGGCATCGGCGGGCGCGGCGCCAGTGGCGTAGCCGGCGTCACCCAAGGTCGCGATGAGGCGCCGAGCGCTCTCCGGCACGTCGAGGCCCACCGCATAGCCGGAGCGGCCCTCGGCGCCGGGATAGTCGGGCAGGATCAGCGCCAGCCGCCGTTCGGCGCGGGGCGTGGCGGCGAGGCGCGCGAGACCCGCGACGCGGTCCGCCACATGGGCCACCTGGTCCGGCTCCGGCCGGTTGATGGCGGGGGCGAAGGCAAGGTCCGCATCGGCCGGGGCGAAATCCTTGAAGGAGAGCGCGCCGGCCAGTACCCGTCCGTCCAGCTCCGGCAGCACCACATGCATGGCGAGATCGGCGGCCGACAGCCCGCGCGGGCTGCCCGCCCAGGCAGCGCGGGCGGTGGTGGCGGGGGCGGCCTGGAGCACCGGCGGCCCGCCCGCCGGGAACAGTTCGGCCGCATTCCCCGCCGCGAACGCGGTGGTGGTGACGATCACCGCCGGCTTGAGCGCGGCCAGCGCATCCCGCACGGCGGCGCGCGCTTCCGGCGCCTTCAGGCTCGGCACGAACAGCGGCACGGCGGCGATGCCCCGCGCCTCAAGGGCGGCGGCCACCGCATCGATGGCGGCGGTGTCCGCCGCAAGCCACTGGGACCGGTAGAACAGGATGAGGGCGCTGGGCCGCCCATCCGCCCGCGCGGTGGCAGCGAGAGTCTGCAGCTCCGTCAGCCCCGCTCCAGGGCGATAGAAGGCGGTGGCGGGAACAGGGCGGGGCGGTGCGTTCGCGGCGGGCGTGGCGTATCCGGCCGTTCTGGCCATGCGCTCAAGCAGCGCCCCCATATTGTCCGGGCCGCCGGCACGGAAATAAGCAAGCCAGTCCGCCAGCTCCTCCGCCGGCACGGTGGAGAGGGCGGCGAGGCGCGGGTCGTCCTGGTCCTCCCCCGGCAGCAGCGCGAGGGCGATGCCGCGCGTCCGGGCGAGGGCGGACAATTGCTCGGCGCCGTAGCGCCACCAGTCGAGGCCGCCGAGCTGGCGCACCAGCACCACCTTGGCATGGCGCGCCACCTTCTCCACCCACAGGTCCACCGACATGGGATGGGTGAGGTCTTTCAGCCGGGCGAGGCGCAGGCTGGGCAGGCTGTCCCGCCGCGCCCGCCAGGCGGCGGACAGGGCCAGGAGGTCGCTGTCGGTGAACGACAGCGCCACCATGTCGCCGGGCGGCTGGGCGAGATCGACCGGCTCGGCCAGATCCTCCAGCGTCGTCGATGTGGTGGCGAGGATGTGCATGGGGTCCGGTTCGCCTCAGCCGAGGATGGCCCGCTCCACCGCCGCGCGGTCGAAGCCCTTGAGGCCGATGACCACCAGTGCGCCGCGCCGCTCCTCGGCTGCGCCCCACGGCCGGTCGAAATGGTGCGACACGCGTGGGCCAACGCCCTGCACCAGCAGCCGCATGGGCTTGCCGGCCACCGCCGCGAAGCCCTTCACCCGCAGCACGTCCGGCGTCCCGGCGGCCGCGACCACGCGCTCCGCGAGGGCGACGGGATCGGCGATTTCAGGGAGCGGGAGCACGATGCTCTCGAACTCGTCGTGGTCGTGGTCTTCCTCGTCGTCGTGATGGGTGCGGCGGGCGTCGATCTCGTCTTCCACGCCGATGCCGAGGCCCAGCAACACGGCGATATCCACCTTGCCGGCGGTGGCGCGCACCAGCTTCACCGCGCGGGGCAGGCTCTGCGCCACTACCCGTTCGGCGATGGCGAAGCCGGCGTCGTCGAGCAGGTCGCTCTTGGAGAGGATGACGAGGTCGGCGCAGGCGATCTGGTCCTCGAACACCTCTTCCACCGGGTCGTCATGGTCGAGGCTTGAGTCTTCCGCGCGCTGGGCGGCCAGCGCCGAGAGGTCCGGCGCCACCCGCCCTTCGGCCAGGGCCGGGCCGTCCACCACCGCCACCACGCCGTCCACCGTCACCCGGCTCTTGATGGCAGGCCACTGGAACGCCTGCACCAAAGGCTTGGGCAGAGCGAGGCCGGAAGTCTCGATGAGGATGTGGTCCACGCGCGGGGTGCGCGACAGGATCTGGTCCAATGCCGGCACGAAATCGTCGGCAACCGTGCAGCACAGGCAGCCGTTGGCCAGCTCCACGATGGTGTCCTCGGAGCAGCTCTCGATGCCGCAGCCCTTCAGGATCTCGCCGTCGATGCCCACGTCGCCGAACTCGTTGACGATCACCGCGAGGCGCTTGCCGCCGGCATTCTCCAGCACGTGGCGAATGAGCGTGGTCTTCCCCGCGCCGAGGAAGCCGGTGACGATGGTGCAGGGCACGCGGGCGAGCGAAGTCATCAAGGCTCCTTGGGAAGGGACAAAGGCGGGATGCGGGCGACCATGCCGCGCTTGAGGCTGTCGGGCCGTCCGCGCCAGGGCATGAGACCGTCGCTCGAGGATGCGAGCAGCGCCGCGCCGGCGATGAGGTCCGGGGCGGCGTCGGCGGAAAGGTCGCCGAACACATAGGTCCAGCCATCGCGGCGGACCATGGCGGCGGACAGGGACCGCTTGCAATTGGCGAGGCAGCGCACGCCCTGCACGGCGATACCGTCCGGCAGCGGGGCAGCCGCGGCGGCTTCGGCGAGGGCAGCGCCATCGACGGGGGAGGCGGCCTCGCCGCTGCTGCGGCAGGTGGTGCAGACGAAGACGGTCACGGTCGGCGCGTTGTCCGGCATGGCGGCGGGCGCGTCATGGGCGCGGGGCGTCGTTCCGGCAGGGGGCTCCGCCGTGGCATCGCCTGTAATATCGGCAGGTTCGCCGCGCTCCACCATACATATCCATGGGTGCGCGGGCCGCCCGCGCAAGGCGGGCTTGAAGGGACGCAAACCGGAGCACCCCGCCCGGCGCGGACCTTGTCGAAGGCAGGTCTCCTGGCTCGCGGATCAGCGCCCCCACCGCCTTCCCGGCGCCTTGCGGCGACAGTGGCATGTGGCAGGGGCTCACCGCTTACAGTTGCGGGGGCAGCCGCGGCATTGGGAGAGACCTCCCGCACCGCATTCCCTTTTGCGCCCGTGTGGGACCACGGGACCTTCGACAGGGGCACTAAAGGCAGGGTAGGGGCGAATGTCAAATGGGGCGGCCGCGGGTGGTCGGGAGGGCGGTTTCGCGGCCCGAAACACATTGCCTCTCTTTCCAGCCCGCGTGATCGGCCTGAGGCTCGCGGGCGCGGAGATACCGCACCAGCGGGGGACGCAACCGGCTCACACCTCCCCGGCGGTCTTCAGCAGGAAGGCATGGAGCGCTTCGGCGGCAAGGCCGATGTCGGCGGGGGAGGCGTATTCGCGCGGGTTGTGACTGCCGTTCTCGGAGCGCACGAACAGCATGGCCATGGGCATGATGCCCCGGAAGACCATGGCGTCGTGCCCGGCGCCGGAGGGCAGGCGCACCACGGGCAGTTGCAGGCCTTCCACCACCTGCGCCATGCGCTCCTTCAGGACGCCGTGGCAGGGCGCGGCCGGCACCTCATGGCCGATGTCGAGGACGGCGCGCACGCCGCGCCGCGCCGCGATCTCGTCGATGGCCTCGCGGATGTCGGCGACGGCGCGCTGGCGCAGATCGTCGGAGAGGGTGCGCACGTCGAGGGAGAATTGCACCTCGCCCGGCACCACGTTCACGGCGCTACCGGCGATGATCATGGTGCCGACTGTGGTCACCAGGGCATCGGCATCGGCGCGGCCGCGGGCTTCGACGGCGAGGATCATCTCGGCTGCGGCGGCCAGCGCGTCGTGGCGCATGGGCATGGGCAGGGTGCCGGAATGGCCGGCCTCGCCGCGCACGCGAATGTGCCCGCGCGAGGCGCCGGCGATGCCGGTGACGATGCCCAGCGGAGCGCCCGCCGCTTCCAGCACCGGCCCCTGCTCGATATGCACTTCCACATAGCCGATCATGTCCGCCGGATCGCGCCGGCATTCGGCGACACGCTCCGCCGGCGCGCCGAACGAGCGCAGCGCCTCGGCGCGGGAGATGCCCTGCTGGTCCACGTCATCAAGGCTCTTGGGATCGAAGATGCCCGCCATGGCCTTGGATGAGGTGAGGGTGGAGAGGAAGCGCACGCCCTCTTCATCCGCGAAGGCCGCCACCTCGATGGCGAACGGCAGGCGCAGGCCCTGCGCGTTCAGCGCTTCCACCGCCGCGATGGCGGTGAGCACGCCGAGGTTCCCGTCATAGATGCCGGCGTTGCGCACCGTGTCGATGTGCGAGCCGATGAGCAGGGTCTTGGCATTGGCCCGGTCTGCCGGATAGCGCCCAACGATGGTGCCGGTGGCGTCCATGTGGACCTGGGTGAGGCCGGCCTCGCGCATCCAGTGGGATACCTGCGCCGCCGCCCGCTTGTGGGACGGGGTGAGGGAGAGGCGGGTGAGTTCGCCCGGCACGTCCGAGAAGGCGGCAAGCTCCTTCAGGCGGGCGGTGATGGCATTGCCGTCAAGGGGCGCGAGGGTGGGGACGGGGGCAGGTTGGGGCACGGGGAAGACCTTGTTCATGCGGCCTCCGGGAGCATCTGGTCCAGCCGGAGCCGGGCGATGCGCTCGATCTGTGTGAGGGCCTCGTTGACCTCCTGGTCGCGATCATGGGCGAGCCGGCGCTCGAAGGCATCGAGGATCTCGGCCTTGGTCCGGCCGCGGATGGCCATGATGAAGACGAATCCGAACTTTGCCACGTAGGCGTCATTGAAGGCGGTGAAGCGGGCCTTCTCCTCCGCCGTCAGCCGGTCGAGGCCGGCCGAGGCCTGCTCGGCGGTGGATTCGGCGGTGAGCAGCTTGGCCTCGGCCAGCTTGCCTGCCAGGTCCGGATGGGCGTGGATGACCCCCATCTGCTTCTCGATGGGGGCGGCGCGCAGCACGGCGGCAAGCGCCGCGTGGAGGCCGGCGGCGGTGTCCTCGCGGGGGGTGAGACCCTTGTCGTACGCGGCTTCCGCGATCCAGGGTGAATGCTCGAACACGCCGCCGAACCGCTCCACGAACAGGCCGCGCGGCATGAAGGTGGGCTTGTAGCCGCCGACGGGGGGGTGGGTGGCGATCCAGTGGCGGGCGATGTCCACGCGCCGGGCCACCCAAACCTTCTCATGGCCGGCGATGTAATCGAGGAAGCGGGCCAGCGCCCGGGCGCGGCCGGGCCGGCCGGCGAGGCGGGGGTGGAGGCCCACCGACATCATCTTCGGCGCAGTCTCGCCCTCGGCATAGAGCAGGTCGAAGCTGTCTTTCAGATAGTCGAAGAAATCCGTGCCGGTGCCGAAGCCCGCCGCCACCGAGAAGCGCATGTCGTTGGCGTCCAGCGTATAGGGCACCACCAGTTGCGGACCCTTGGCACTCTCGATCCAGTAGGGCAGTTCATCCGCATAGCTGTCCGCGGCATAGAGGAAGCCGCCTTCCTCCATCACCAATGGCACCGTGTGCTCGGCCGAGCGGCCCTGGTAGAAACCCAGCGGGCGGGAGCCGGTCACTTCGGTGTGGATGCGGATCGCCTCCTCGATGTGCTCGCGCTCGGCGTCGCGGGTGAAGTCCTTGTATTCGAGCCATTTGTAGCCGTGGCTCGCGATCTCCCAGTCGGCCTCTTTCATGGCGGCGACGGCGTCCGGGTTGCGGGCCAGCGCCGTGGCGACGCCATAGACCGTGACCGGCATGGCGCGCTCGGTGAACAGGCGGTGCAGCCGCCAGAAGCCCACCCGCGCGCCGTATTCGTAGATGGATTCCATGTTCATGTGGCGCTGGCGGGGCCAGGGCTGGGCGCCGATGATCTCGGACAGGAAGGCTTCCGAGGCATTGTCGCCGTGGAGGATGGAGTTCTCGCCACCCTCCTCGTAATTCACCACGAACTGGACGGCGATGCGCGCCTCTCCCGGCCAGCGCGCATGGGGCGGATTGCGTCCGTAGCCGATCAGGTCGCGCGGGTAGGGGCGGCCGGTGATGGGATCGTTGGGCACGCTCATCGCTCAGGAGCCCCGATAGGTGGAGTAGCTCCACGGGGAGCACAGCAGCGGCACATGATAGTGCCCGTCCTCCGCCAGCGAGA belongs to Xanthobacter autotrophicus Py2 and includes:
- a CDS encoding cobaltochelatase, CobN subunit (TIGRFAM: cobaltochelatase, CobN subunit~PFAM: CobN/magnesium chelatase~KEGG: mlo:mlr1377 cobalamin synthesis protein cobN), with protein sequence MHILATTSTTLEDLAEPVDLAQPPGDMVALSFTDSDLLALSAAWRARRDSLPSLRLARLKDLTHPMSVDLWVEKVARHAKVVLVRQLGGLDWWRYGAEQLSALARTRGIALALLPGEDQDDPRLAALSTVPAEELADWLAYFRAGGPDNMGALLERMARTAGYATPAANAPPRPVPATAFYRPGAGLTELQTLAATARADGRPSALILFYRSQWLAADTAAIDAVAAALEARGIAAVPLFVPSLKAPEARAAVRDALAALKPAVIVTTTAFAAGNAAELFPAGGPPVLQAAPATTARAAWAGSPRGLSAADLAMHVVLPELDGRVLAGALSFKDFAPADADLAFAPAINRPEPDQVAHVADRVAGLARLAATPRAERRLALILPDYPGAEGRSGYAVGLDVPESARRLIATLGDAGYATGAAPADAKALLAAIAPTPALSLDAYRRAFERLPQASREAVLAAWGAPDADAELKDGAFHFRMARLGPLTLAFAPDRGAALDRRADYHDAALPPRHALIAFGLWLREGLDVHAVIHLGAHGTLEWLPGKAVALTPGCFPQLVMGALPVVYPFIVSNPGEAAQAKRRLAAVTIGHLPPPLAAAGLSEAEQKLERLVDEYAQADGLDRRRRERLAQLIVETAGDTGLAATAGVTTATDPDEALRRIDAWLCDLKDLAVKDGLHIFGHVPQEEADPARLASAGAETRALLDALDGRFVPAGPAGAPARGRRDVLPTGRNLYTADPRTLPTPTACDLALKAADEALRLLLQEHGDWPRALVLDLWGSASLRTGGEEIAQGLAFLGCRPVWEAASGRVTGIEVMPPAVLGRPRIDVTFRISGLFRDIFPAQIALLDAAVRAVAARDEDDAENPLAAARRRGEDLSRLFGSAPGAYGAGIEAQLQRGAFADRAELGHAYLAAASHTYGGADGMARPAPGAFAGRIAQADALIHGADDAARDLLDGSEDAAFMGGFAAAGAALGRKAHLVVLDTTDPDRPRARPLSEALARLVHGRVSATFIAGQMRHGPRGAAELAETVDRLVAFAETTQEVANALLDRLHDAYLAEPSVRAFLLDQNPAAARAMARRFADARRRGLWHSRRNALDADLEGLLAEAAPLQEAAPQEDTPKEAAE
- a CDS encoding cobalamin biosynthesis protein CobW (TIGRFAM: cobalamin biosynthesis protein CobW~PFAM: cobalamin synthesis protein P47K; cobalamin synthesis CobW domain protein~KEGG: mlo:mlr1375 cobalamin synthesis protein cobW) — protein: MTSLARVPCTIVTGFLGAGKTTLIRHVLENAGGKRLAVIVNEFGDVGIDGEILKGCGIESCSEDTIVELANGCLCCTVADDFVPALDQILSRTPRVDHILIETSGLALPKPLVQAFQWPAIKSRVTVDGVVAVVDGPALAEGRVAPDLSALAAQRAEDSSLDHDDPVEEVFEDQIACADLVILSKSDLLDDAGFAIAERVVAQSLPRAVKLVRATAGKVDIAVLLGLGIGVEDEIDARRTHHDDEEDHDHDEFESIVLPLPEIADPVALAERVVAAAGTPDVLRVKGFAAVAGKPMRLLVQGVGPRVSHHFDRPWGAAEERRGALVVIGLKGFDRAAVERAILG
- a CDS encoding protein of unknown function DUF1636 (PFAM: protein of unknown function DUF1636~KEGG: atc:AGR_C_5089 hypothetical protein) codes for the protein MERGEPADITGDATAEPPAGTTPRAHDAPAAMPDNAPTVTVFVCTTCRSSGEAASPVDGAALAEAAAAAPLPDGIAVQGVRCLANCKRSLSAAMVRRDGWTYVFGDLSADAAPDLIAGAALLASSSDGLMPWRGRPDSLKRGMVARIPPLSLPKEP
- a CDS encoding amidase, hydantoinase/carbamoylase family (TIGRFAM: amidase, hydantoinase/carbamoylase family~PFAM: peptidase M20; peptidase dimerisation domain protein~KEGG: bja:bll6147 N-carbamoyl-L-amino acid amidohydrolase), translating into MNKVFPVPQPAPVPTLAPLDGNAITARLKELAAFSDVPGELTRLSLTPSHKRAAAQVSHWMREAGLTQVHMDATGTIVGRYPADRANAKTLLIGSHIDTVRNAGIYDGNLGVLTAIAAVEALNAQGLRLPFAIEVAAFADEEGVRFLSTLTSSKAMAGIFDPKSLDDVDQQGISRAEALRSFGAPAERVAECRRDPADMIGYVEVHIEQGPVLEAAGAPLGIVTGIAGASRGHIRVRGEAGHSGTLPMPMRHDALAAAAEMILAVEARGRADADALVTTVGTMIIAGSAVNVVPGEVQFSLDVRTLSDDLRQRAVADIREAIDEIAARRGVRAVLDIGHEVPAAPCHGVLKERMAQVVEGLQLPVVRLPSGAGHDAMVFRGIMPMAMLFVRSENGSHNPREYASPADIGLAAEALHAFLLKTAGEV
- a CDS encoding Chitin deacetylase (PFAM: polysaccharide deacetylase~KEGG: bov:BOV_0363 hypothetical protein), translating into MSVPNDPITGRPYPRDLIGYGRNPPHARWPGEARIAVQFVVNYEEGGENSILHGDNASEAFLSEIIGAQPWPRQRHMNMESIYEYGARVGFWRLHRLFTERAMPVTVYGVATALARNPDAVAAMKEADWEIASHGYKWLEYKDFTRDAEREHIEEAIRIHTEVTGSRPLGFYQGRSAEHTVPLVMEEGGFLYAADSYADELPYWIESAKGPQLVVPYTLDANDMRFSVAAGFGTGTDFFDYLKDSFDLLYAEGETAPKMMSVGLHPRLAGRPGRARALARFLDYIAGHEKVWVARRVDIARHWIATHPPVGGYKPTFMPRGLFVERFGGVFEHSPWIAEAAYDKGLTPREDTAAGLHAALAAVLRAAPIEKQMGVIHAHPDLAGKLAEAKLLTAESTAEQASAGLDRLTAEEKARFTAFNDAYVAKFGFVFIMAIRGRTKAEILDAFERRLAHDRDQEVNEALTQIERIARLRLDQMLPEAA